A single Anopheles maculipalpis chromosome 3RL, idAnoMacuDA_375_x, whole genome shotgun sequence DNA region contains:
- the LOC126562559 gene encoding uncharacterized protein LOC126562559 has protein sequence MSDTNLMHLSALWRQLPHLTASLERTLWNTFRTYQPSWQTQQLASETQRELFVELVSFCGGGNYRPFDAMVHVTEDVAQDVPKRLSTIVLEFLVASFDGGPEPKPLSCCQVREFGSLLSTELPLVKVIDLESETYWRRVVWCYSNDALVYHEHDYLSPKRFWKQQGIELKLAQMIEQQDPQFWELEGLEDTIKKAAPFVDNLYIKQLKPHPTVEPIEEYEEYDICNAPDELCNHGSLTILGHLVNLTSLSLVFGVKHWIKSYQNRYSNCSSTDIENLGLGLQKLEKLKKFTLSQTRLNSPKLKILLDSVTPLQLETIRLTHCQLAAGCGAILGRFLSRFQPSLTHLDLSHNRFDATELDQLCPGLSVYRGAVDRLDLSYNPIGEAGVLILGGAMKGCAQLSELNFTGCQMGVEGSFRVIQLLSFHATLRKVSLNCVPISPEGGEKLVQVLLENTHIEDVQVRQCGLTNELLAKVRKILRKHAKIRDQPRSVKVNLNQRTDKCHSERSLGSMFLLERQIFSE, from the exons ATGTCGGACACAAATCTAATGCACCTGTCAGCGCTCTGGAGGCAGCTACCACACCTGACAGCATCGTTGGAACGCACGCTTTGGAACACGTTTCGTACGTACCAACCATCCTGGCAAACACAGCAACTTGCCAGTGAAACGCAGCGGGAGCTGTTTGTGGAGTTGGTGTCTTTCTGTGGCGGTGGAAATTATCGTCCGTTTGATGCGATGGTTCACGTGACAGAAGACGTTGCCCAAGACGTTCCGAAGCGGTTGTCAACGATCGTGTTGGAATTTTTGGTCGCAAGCTTTGATGGTGGTCCGGAACCGAAACCTCTAAGCTGTTGTCAGGTGCGTGAGTTTGGAAGCCTTTTAAGTACGGAGTTGCCACTGGTAAAGGTTATTGATCTTGAG AGCGAAACGTACTGGCGAAGGGTGGTGTGGTGTTACTCAAATGATGCGCTGGTCTATCACGAGCACGATTACCTCTCACCAAAACGATTCTGGAAGCAACAGGGTATCGAACTTAAACTAGCCCAAATGATCGAACAGCAGGATCCTCAGTTTTGGGAGCTGGAAGGATTGGAAGATACAATCAAAAAAGCTGCTCCTTTCGTAGACAACCTGTACATTAAGCAGCTTAAACCACATCCAACTGTAGAACCAATAGAAGAGTACGAAGAGTACGATATTTGCAATGCTCCCGATGAGCTTTGCAATCACGGATCGTTGACTATTCTTGGACATCTCGTCAATCTTACCTCGTTATCGCTTGTGTTTGGAGTAAAGCACTGGATAAAATCCTATCAAAATCGTTACTCAAACTGTTCCTCCACCGACATTGAAAACCTTGGCCT AGGTCTTCAGAAGTTGGAAAAGCTAAAAAAGTTCACCCTGTCACAAACCAGATTGAATTCACCGAAGCTGAAAATTCTACTCGATTCCGTGACACCGCTCCAGCTGGAAACGATTCGCCTCACTCACTGTCAGCTAGCGGCAGGTTGTGGTGCTATTTTGGGACGGTTTCTTAGCCGCTTTCAACCGTCGCTTACCCATCTCGATCTTTCCCACAATCGGTTCGATGCGACCGAGCTCGACCAGCTCTGTCCGGGCTTAAGCGTTTACCGGGGCGCTGTTGACAGACTGGATTTGTCTTACAATCCCATCGGAGAGGCGGGCGTACTGATTCTTGGCGGTGCCATGAAGGGTTGTGCGCAATTGAGCGAACTCAACTTTACCGGCTGTCAAATGGGCGTCGAGGGATCTTTTCGG GTTATACAGCTGCTCAGCTTTCATGCGACACTGCGAAAGGTTTCGTTGAACTGTGTACCGATTAGTCCCGAGGGTGGTGAGAAACTGGTGCAAGTTTTGCTGGAAAACACTCACATTGAGGATGTGCAGGTGCGGCAGTGCGGTCTTACCAATGAGTTGCTTGCAAAGGTGAGAAAAATACTACGAAAACATGCTAAAATCAGAGATCAACCTCGATCGGTGAAGGTGAACTTGAACCAACGGACAGACAAGTGTCACAGTGAACGATCTCTCGGGAGTATGTTTTTGCTGGAGCGTCAAATCTTTTCAGAGTAA